The window GGGCCGAGTTGACCCTGACCCTGTGGGGTCTGGTGCTTTTCACCTCCTTGATGGTTTTTCTGGTGCTGGCCATCATGGCCGAAGCCTATTTCACCAGTGCCTACCAGTACAGCAAGGAAATCCTGTCTGAGCGGTTCGGAATTTCCATGCAACAGCTTGAAGCAGTGGTCCGGGAAGCTGGCATCCGGGCCGATTCCGCTCTGGAATTGCGTTTGACCCGAGGAGAAGAAGGGGACTTCTTTTTGATCCTGCTGGCACTGACGTTTCTTCTCCCTTTCCTGATGGCCTGGTGGTCGTCACGGCGCTTTGCACAGCCCCTCACACAACTGTCCAGAGCTGCACACCTGCTGACCAGAGGGGATTTCTCCGCCCGCGTTCCCTTGAGCAAAAGCCTTGAGGGGCGAGAAGATGAAACCGCCCTGCTGCTCAAAGACTTCAACCAGATGGCGGCGTCTCTGGAACGGCTTGAGCAAGAACGGCGTTACAGCCTTGCAGCCATCGCCCATGAGCTGCGCACCCCGGTGACGGTGCTGCGAGGACGGCTTGAAGGGGTGCGGGACGGGGTTTTGACAGCCAGCCCTGTTGAACTTGAGAAACTGCTCGGCCACGCAGACCTGCTGGGCAAGCTGATTGAAGACTTGCAGTTGCTTTCTCTGGCTGAAGCTGGCGAATTGAGGCTTGAGCGACAAATTCTGGTGGTGCAGGACTTGCTGAAGCGCATTGCTGGAGATTTCACAGCAAAAACAGAAGGGCAACACATCACTTTGCATCTGGACATGCCCATGGAGCCCATTC of the Deinococcus misasensis DSM 22328 genome contains:
- a CDS encoding sensor histidine kinase, giving the protein MGQVKASETQSTGRQKVRRFWHSLRAELTLTLWGLVLFTSLMVFLVLAIMAEAYFTSAYQYSKEILSERFGISMQQLEAVVREAGIRADSALELRLTRGEEGDFFLILLALTFLLPFLMAWWSSRRFAQPLTQLSRAAHLLTRGDFSARVPLSKSLEGREDETALLLKDFNQMAASLERLEQERRYSLAAIAHELRTPVTVLRGRLEGVRDGVLTASPVELEKLLGHADLLGKLIEDLQLLSLAEAGELRLERQILVVQDLLKRIAGDFTAKTEGQHITLHLDMPMEPIQVNGDPQRLYQVLGNVLGNALRHTPPHGTIRIQLKVDAHIVILEVEDSGPGFTPEALQRAFERFYRSPDRGRQSGGSGLGLALSRSLIEAHEGRMELLNRASGACVRITLGMA